One window of the Rosa rugosa chromosome 3, drRosRugo1.1, whole genome shotgun sequence genome contains the following:
- the LOC133737779 gene encoding protein LIFEGUARD 4-like — MTPKIDLEVGEILRHRRLYPSMVDSPELRWAFIRKVYAIPTVQFLLTIAVAATVDLVRPIAYFLVKTLAGLLSISPAVFIIALAYIISLIRLFFFEVLVALLFYATKHPVNNLLIGLFTICLGLMVGVVGHLMNWKTEKVILEAWGLTTMIFISLTLYTFWAARRGHDFGFLGPFLFADLVVLLGFGLIQLSSSFYFSPCGMGKISRMIYGIVGCIIFCYYIVYDTDKLIKRHHYDDYMLAAIELYLDAIYLFSSMIAASDS; from the exons ATGACACCGAAGATCGACTTGGAAGTCGGAGAGATCCTCCGCCACCGCCGACTCTACCCGTCGATGGTGGACAGCCCGGAGCTCCGCTGGGCCTTCATTCGCAAAGTCTATGCCATCCCCACCGTCCAGTTCCTCCTCACCATCGCCGTCGCCGCCACCGTCGATTTGGTCCGTCCGATCGCCTACTTCCTCGTCAAAACCCTCGCCGGCTTGCTGTCAATATCACCGGCCGTCTTCATCATTGCCCTCGCCTATATAATAAGCTTAATTAGATTATTCTTTTTTGAGG TGCTGGTTGCTTTGCTCTTTTACGCCACTAAGCACCCGGTGAATAACCTCTTGATTGGGCTTTTCACCATCTGTCTTGGACTTATGGTTGGAGTGGTTGGTCA TTTGATGAATTGGAAAACAGAGAAGGTGATTTTGGAGGCTTGGGGTCTAACCACTATGATTTTCATTAGCTTGACATTGTACACATTCTGGGCTGCAAGAAGAGGCCACGATTTCGGCTTTCTTGGTCCTTTTCTATTTGCAGATTTGGTTGTTCTTCTTGGATTTGGTTTGATTCAGTTATCGAGCTCTTTCT ATTTTTCACCCTGTGGCATGGGTAAGATCAGTCGTATGATATACGGCATTGTGGGTTGTATCATCTTCTGTTACTACATTGTCTATGACACGGATAAGCTGATTAAGCGCCACCACTATGACGACTACATGCTGGCTGCAATCGAGCTGTATTTGGATGCGATCTACCTCTTCTCCAGTATGATCGCGGCTAGTGATAGCTAA
- the LOC133738212 gene encoding uncharacterized protein LOC133738212 produces MSDQDIKVLILAGLPSEYGHTRQIIRGKNNIALEEVRSLLLSAEYEIELENKALPLSSLAAMVAQNGVVNSSQAMQYGIPNTGTSSHAIFPSQYAGNWSLASTLHTAASSMGLMPTDYGIPKNYMISSAAINVPNVTSSCQDMTPFTTNFGASQTMLTSGYMLNYNIGNGSCFSAPIPSYGYAPQTRGFMPQHDNGVHTPVSQQGFSQNNVSQQQDSFSQASNNSHSDGGYAKDNLGYPNFPNKGANYSDRNHGNMNDNNRPRNNDISSFNNPIVCQICEKPGHSASICYYRFGVEASTSIVKCQICKRLGHSAKTCRYRQQSNNSENSPISMVARNSINNF; encoded by the coding sequence ATGTCTGACCAAGATATTAAAGTTCTTATTCTTGCTGGATTACCTAGTGAATATGGCCACACAAGACAAATCATAAGAGGGAAAAATAATATAGCTTTGGAAGAAGTTAGGTCACTATTGCTCTCTGCTGAATATGAGATTGAACTGGAAAATAAAGCATTACCATTGTCTTCTCTTGCTGCTATGGTAGCACAAAATGGTGTTGTTAATTCCTCTCAAGCTATGCAGTATGGAATACCAAATACAGGGACATCATCTCATGCCATTTTTCCATCTCAATATGCTGGAAATTGGTCTTTGGCATCTACTCTACACACTGCTGCATCAAGTATGGGTTTAATGCCTACTGACTATGGGATACCAAAGAATTACATGATTTCAAGTGCTGCTATCAATGTGCCTAATGTTACCTCGAGTTGTCAAGACATGACTCCATTTACTACCAATTTTGGTGCCTCTCAGACAATGCTTACTTCTGGATACATGTTGAATTACAATATTGGTAATGGAAGTTGCTTTTCTGCACCTATACCTTCTTATGGCTATGCACCTCAAACTCGTGGTTTCATGCCCCAACATGACAATGGTGTTCATACTCCTGTTTCTCAGCAAGGTTTCTCTCAGAATAATGTGTCACAACAGCAGGATTCATTTTCACAAGcttcaaacaactcacactctGATGGCGGCTATGCAAAAGACAATTTGGGTTATCCCAATTTTCCAAACAAGGGTGCAAACTACTCTGACAGGAACCATGGCAACATGAATGACAACAATAGGCCAAGAAACAATGACATCTCATCTTTCAACAATCCTATTGTGTGCCAAATTTGTGAAAAACCAGGGCACAGTGCTTCCATATGCTATTACAGGTTTGGTGTTGAGGCTTCCACATCTATTGTTAAGTGTCAAATCTGCAAGAGACTTGGTCACAGTGCTAAAACCTGCAGATATAGACAACAATCAAACAACTCTGAGAATAGCCCAATATCTATGGTTGCTCGTAATAGCATCAATAACTTTTAG